Proteins from a genomic interval of Lysobacter arenosi:
- a CDS encoding MFS transporter, with the protein MSEATTSIGAAAPVAKVGMYRWRICAMLLLATTINYIDRQVLGVLAPFLQTEIGWNEIEYGYIVTAFQAAYAIGLLCAGAIIDRLGTRVGYAIAISIWSLAAMSHSLAASVIGFAAARFVLGFGEAGNFPAAIKTVAEWFPRKERALATGIFNSGSNIGAIVAPMMVPVVAATWGWQAAFLVTGALSAAWLVAWLLIYRTPEDQPRLSAGELAYIRSDPPEPTVRVPWSRILRHRQAWAFVAAKFITDPIWWFFLFWLPKFLHAEYGLTLLGLGLPLIVIFVLADVGSIFGGWLAGRFIKMGWSVNRARKTAMGICGLAVVPIVFAANADNLWLAVGLIGLATAGHQGWSANVFTLTSDMFPRRAVASVVGIGGFAGAVGGMMIATFTGFLLQTTGSYVPVFLMAGSAYLIALLVVHLLAPRLEPAQLDGAGA; encoded by the coding sequence ATGAGCGAAGCAACCACCAGCATCGGCGCTGCGGCACCGGTGGCGAAGGTCGGCATGTACCGCTGGCGCATCTGCGCGATGCTGCTGCTGGCCACGACCATCAACTACATCGACCGCCAGGTGCTCGGCGTGCTGGCGCCGTTCCTGCAGACCGAGATCGGCTGGAACGAGATCGAGTACGGCTACATCGTCACCGCCTTCCAGGCCGCCTATGCGATCGGCCTGCTCTGCGCCGGCGCGATCATCGACCGCCTCGGCACGCGTGTCGGCTACGCCATCGCGATCAGCATCTGGAGCCTGGCGGCGATGAGCCATTCGCTCGCCGCGAGCGTGATTGGCTTTGCCGCCGCGCGCTTCGTGCTCGGCTTTGGCGAGGCTGGCAACTTCCCGGCCGCGATCAAGACCGTGGCCGAATGGTTCCCGCGCAAGGAGCGGGCGCTGGCGACGGGCATCTTCAATTCCGGCTCCAACATCGGCGCGATCGTGGCGCCGATGATGGTGCCGGTGGTGGCCGCGACCTGGGGCTGGCAGGCGGCGTTCCTGGTCACCGGTGCGCTCAGCGCGGCCTGGCTGGTGGCATGGCTGCTGATCTATCGCACACCGGAAGACCAGCCCAGGCTCAGCGCCGGCGAACTGGCCTACATTCGGAGCGACCCGCCGGAACCGACTGTGCGCGTGCCGTGGTCGCGCATCCTGCGCCATCGCCAGGCGTGGGCGTTCGTCGCCGCAAAGTTCATTACCGACCCGATCTGGTGGTTCTTCCTGTTCTGGCTGCCGAAGTTCCTGCACGCCGAGTACGGCCTGACCCTGCTCGGCCTGGGCCTGCCGCTGATCGTGATCTTCGTGCTGGCCGACGTCGGCAGCATCTTCGGCGGCTGGCTCGCCGGACGCTTCATCAAGATGGGCTGGAGCGTCAACCGCGCGCGCAAGACCGCGATGGGCATCTGCGGCCTGGCCGTGGTGCCGATCGTGTTCGCCGCGAATGCCGACAACCTGTGGCTCGCGGTCGGCCTGATCGGCCTGGCGACGGCCGGCCATCAGGGCTGGTCGGCGAACGTGTTCACGCTGACGTCCGACATGTTCCCGCGCCGCGCGGTGGCGTCGGTGGTCGGCATCGGCGGCTTCGCCGGGGCCGTCGGCGGCATGATGATCGCCACCTTCACCGGCTTCCTGCTGCAGACCACCGGCAGCTACGTGCCGGTGTTCCTGATGGCCGGATCGGCCTACCTGATCGCGCTGCTGGTCGTGCACCTGCTGGCGCCGCGGCTGGAACCGGCGCAACTGGACGGAGCAGGCGCATGA
- a CDS encoding TonB-dependent receptor has translation MQIHIARTALSRALGIALIGMASSSALAQAQEQATTQQAQSTQVAQADTAAAPAQTPAGSQDAVNLDRVVATGFRKSLEYSTEAKRDAVNVTDTVFAEDMGKFPDLNIAESLNRIPGVQLTRDVNGEGLNIAIRGLGSSFTKTTLNGSSIATASIGLNAQNQNREVDLNLFPTEFFNQLSVSKTPLASQLEGGVSGVVDMRSVRPFDRAGTHLTYQLQADYNETSEKYSPRGSLIGSWTNDDNTFGALVGLSTVQGKIGVEGFESVGWTNPGLTYTQCGLTPPAGTPATNQPAACNVGGGGNWRIPDRVPTTAGAGLVPNTLIDRNFLLANNPGLSIDQISEALIPRLGRPVHMSGDRDRDAFVGSLEWRPTDTAHFYLDTMYTEAHRTNDRIDINLIGRNGNIIPLNMQVDSNNVVTSATFTNAQFFLEARPYIEDVKFWNINPGGTFWFADDLKLDFQANMSRSWLFRESPTVLVNTPFTTVEYSNNGGDIPTWTTPLDLNDPNSGWTWNGGRVNINNEKRVVETKGGRADLQFGEDKSNIRVGIAYDEASRRIQGFDNSAAWEDAACRGLNPDGSVPNPRPACIGGPLAGVPQPELASYLRPGPFGFVTVDFDRFKNDTNYYALRDNAPESGSANTAATTGAIDEENLGAYVEANGEAEVWKRPLRINAGVRYVSTDQVTSGPVQTGTTRVWRTLQSSYDEMLPSMNLAWDATDSVVLRMSGSRTLTRPNPSDMLPNTNFSDPSAQQATQGNPDLAPYLSTNFDIGGEWYTGAEGFVGLTYFRKDIEGFTVLGTRTIPFADLGIPYEDLNPTQQAALNQRGGPTAATVQVQQQVNADGTLKIAGYEAIWVQPLDRWVEGLGFTANYTKVDQSSEGSGVPAVAVGVAPNLWNATAYWENDVAQVRLSYTWTDDIISSGANQNGIPTARLLTDSRGQLDLSASYTLANIRSQPQLTLNVINITSEPLRTTFAYDNAAYEYYEPGYTVLLGVRGTF, from the coding sequence GTGCAAATCCATATCGCAAGAACGGCCTTGTCGCGCGCCTTGGGCATTGCCCTGATTGGCATGGCCAGCAGTTCGGCGCTGGCGCAGGCTCAAGAACAGGCAACCACACAGCAGGCGCAGTCGACCCAGGTCGCGCAGGCAGACACCGCGGCCGCACCGGCGCAGACGCCGGCCGGCTCGCAGGATGCGGTCAATCTCGATCGTGTCGTTGCCACCGGTTTCCGCAAGAGCCTTGAGTATTCGACCGAGGCCAAGCGCGACGCCGTCAACGTCACCGACACGGTGTTCGCCGAGGACATGGGCAAGTTCCCGGACCTCAACATCGCCGAGTCGCTCAACCGCATCCCCGGCGTGCAGCTCACCCGTGACGTCAACGGCGAAGGCCTCAACATCGCCATCCGCGGCCTGGGCAGCAGCTTCACCAAGACCACGCTCAACGGTTCCTCGATCGCGACGGCCTCGATCGGCCTCAACGCGCAGAACCAGAACCGCGAAGTCGACCTCAACCTGTTCCCGACCGAATTCTTCAACCAGCTGTCGGTCAGCAAGACGCCGCTGGCGAGCCAGCTCGAAGGCGGCGTTTCCGGCGTGGTCGACATGCGCAGCGTGCGACCGTTCGACCGGGCCGGTACGCACCTGACCTACCAGCTGCAGGCCGACTACAACGAGACCAGCGAGAAGTACAGCCCGCGCGGTTCGCTGATCGGCAGCTGGACCAACGACGACAACACCTTCGGTGCACTGGTCGGCCTGTCGACGGTGCAGGGCAAGATCGGCGTCGAAGGTTTCGAGAGCGTCGGCTGGACCAACCCTGGCCTGACCTACACCCAGTGCGGCCTGACCCCGCCCGCCGGCACGCCGGCGACCAACCAGCCAGCCGCGTGCAACGTCGGCGGCGGCGGCAACTGGCGCATCCCCGATCGCGTTCCAACCACGGCCGGCGCCGGCCTGGTGCCGAACACGCTGATCGACCGCAACTTCCTGCTCGCCAACAACCCGGGCCTGTCGATCGACCAGATCAGCGAAGCGTTGATCCCGCGCCTCGGCCGCCCGGTGCACATGTCCGGCGACCGCGACCGCGACGCCTTCGTCGGCTCGCTGGAATGGCGTCCGACCGACACGGCGCACTTCTACCTCGACACGATGTACACCGAGGCGCACCGCACCAACGACCGCATCGACATCAACCTGATCGGTCGCAACGGCAATATCATTCCGTTGAACATGCAGGTCGACTCCAACAACGTCGTCACCAGCGCCACGTTCACCAACGCCCAGTTCTTCCTGGAAGCACGCCCGTACATCGAGGACGTGAAGTTCTGGAACATCAACCCGGGCGGCACGTTCTGGTTCGCCGACGACCTGAAGCTCGACTTCCAGGCCAACATGAGCCGCAGCTGGCTGTTCCGCGAATCGCCGACGGTGCTGGTCAACACGCCGTTCACGACGGTCGAGTACAGCAACAACGGCGGCGACATCCCGACCTGGACCACGCCGCTGGATCTCAATGACCCCAACTCCGGTTGGACCTGGAACGGTGGCCGCGTCAACATCAACAACGAAAAGCGCGTCGTCGAGACCAAGGGCGGCCGTGCCGACCTGCAGTTCGGCGAGGACAAGAGCAACATCCGCGTCGGTATCGCCTACGACGAGGCTTCGCGCCGCATCCAGGGCTTCGACAACAGCGCCGCCTGGGAAGACGCGGCGTGCCGCGGCCTGAACCCCGATGGCAGCGTGCCCAACCCGCGTCCGGCCTGTATCGGCGGTCCGCTGGCGGGCGTGCCGCAGCCGGAGCTGGCGTCGTACCTGCGCCCGGGTCCGTTCGGTTTCGTCACCGTCGATTTCGACCGCTTCAAGAACGACACCAACTACTACGCCCTGCGTGACAACGCACCGGAGTCGGGCTCGGCCAACACCGCCGCCACCACCGGTGCGATCGACGAGGAGAACCTCGGCGCGTACGTCGAAGCCAACGGCGAAGCCGAAGTCTGGAAGCGCCCGCTGCGCATCAACGCCGGCGTCCGCTATGTCAGCACCGACCAGGTGACCAGCGGTCCGGTCCAGACCGGCACGACGCGCGTGTGGCGCACGCTGCAGTCCAGCTACGACGAAATGCTGCCGTCGATGAACCTTGCCTGGGATGCGACCGACAGCGTCGTCCTGCGCATGTCCGGTTCGCGCACGCTGACCCGCCCGAACCCGAGCGACATGCTGCCGAACACCAACTTCAGCGATCCGTCGGCACAGCAGGCCACGCAGGGCAACCCGGACCTGGCCCCGTACCTGTCGACCAACTTCGACATCGGTGGCGAGTGGTACACCGGCGCCGAGGGCTTCGTCGGCCTGACCTACTTCCGCAAGGACATCGAGGGCTTCACCGTCCTGGGCACGCGCACGATCCCGTTCGCCGACCTGGGCATCCCGTACGAAGACCTGAACCCGACGCAGCAGGCCGCACTGAACCAGCGCGGTGGCCCGACCGCCGCCACGGTGCAGGTGCAGCAGCAGGTCAATGCCGACGGCACGCTGAAGATCGCCGGTTACGAAGCGATCTGGGTGCAGCCGCTCGACCGCTGGGTTGAAGGCCTGGGCTTCACCGCCAACTACACCAAGGTCGACCAGAGCTCGGAAGGCTCCGGTGTCCCGGCAGTGGCGGTGGGCGTGGCGCCGAACCTGTGGAACGCAACGGCCTATTGGGAAAATGACGTCGCCCAGGTTCGCCTGTCCTACACCTGGACCGACGACATCATCTCCTCCGGCGCCAACCAGAACGGCATCCCGACGGCCCGCCTGCTGACCGATTCGCGTGGCCAGCTCGACCTGTCGGCCAGCTACACCCTGGCCAACATCCGCTCGCAGCCGCAGCTCACGCTCAACGTCATCAACATCACCAGCGAGCCGCTGCGCACCACGTTCGCCTACGACAACGCTGCCTACGAGTACTACGAGCCGGGTTACACCGTGCTGCTGGGTGTTCGCGGCACGTTCTGA
- a CDS encoding antibiotic biosynthesis monooxygenase: MIARLWHGITLREDADEYLAFLRQRAVPDYRGTPGNLSVSLMHRVDGRLAHFLILTHWQSLAAIEAFAGSEVARAKYYPEDDRFLLEFEREVVHYEVCAVD; the protein is encoded by the coding sequence ATGATCGCCAGACTCTGGCACGGCATCACGCTGCGCGAGGACGCCGACGAGTACCTGGCGTTCCTCCGCCAGCGTGCCGTGCCCGACTACCGTGGCACGCCGGGCAACCTGTCGGTCAGCCTGATGCACCGTGTCGATGGCAGGCTCGCGCACTTCCTGATCCTGACCCATTGGCAGTCGCTGGCGGCGATCGAAGCCTTCGCCGGCAGCGAAGTGGCCAGGGCCAAGTACTACCCGGAAGACGACCGCTTCCTGCTCGAGTTCGAGCGGGAAGTTGTCCACTACGAAGTCTGCGCGGTTGACTGA
- a CDS encoding MFS transporter: MNGTSEILSVREKVGYSLGDLAANLIFQTLVAFLAFFYTDVYRIPAGTAATIIFIGGMLGAFVFTPIIGFAADRTNTRWGKFRPWILWTAIPFGVFSLLAFSTPDLGEEGKVIYALATYILLVMIYAANNLPYSALSGVLTGSMAQRNSLSSYRFVAVMLAQFVIQVLLLPLVLILGSGDKVRGFHNTMMLFAVVGTVFFLITFFTTRERIVAAPEHKSSIKQDLADLARNRPWLVMLALTILVFVTLALKGGSYIYYFQYYLDPGALGRFLEDVGFNRLIGGLNAVLTGIGLTEFQWPKDAPTSAYSMFNAAGIISMIIGIGFSKRLADRFGKRDVFGGALFVSTIFLLAFFFYPPTAVGLVFVSLVLHGFFYGITIPLLWAMIADVADYSEWRNYRRATAIIFSAMLCGLKIGLSVGGALVAGLLAYYGYQAGEPVQSAQTIDGIRLAVSIYCSIPLLLCVVLLFLYQINKSMESRIEQELGARRLQAGAAT; this comes from the coding sequence ATGAACGGCACATCAGAAATTCTTTCCGTCAGGGAAAAGGTCGGCTACAGCCTCGGCGACCTCGCCGCAAACCTGATCTTCCAGACCCTTGTCGCCTTCCTGGCCTTCTTCTACACCGACGTGTACCGGATACCGGCCGGCACGGCGGCGACCATCATCTTCATCGGCGGCATGCTCGGTGCGTTCGTGTTCACGCCGATCATCGGTTTTGCCGCCGACCGTACCAATACGCGCTGGGGCAAGTTCCGCCCGTGGATCCTGTGGACGGCGATCCCGTTCGGCGTGTTCTCGCTGCTGGCCTTCAGCACGCCTGACCTGGGCGAGGAGGGCAAGGTCATCTATGCGCTGGCGACCTACATCCTGCTGGTGATGATCTACGCCGCCAACAACCTGCCGTACTCCGCGCTCAGTGGCGTGCTCACCGGCTCGATGGCGCAGCGCAACAGCCTGTCCTCGTACCGCTTCGTGGCGGTGATGCTGGCGCAGTTCGTGATCCAGGTGCTGCTGCTGCCGCTGGTGCTGATCCTGGGCAGCGGCGACAAGGTGCGCGGTTTCCACAACACCATGATGCTGTTCGCCGTGGTCGGCACCGTGTTCTTCCTGATCACCTTCTTCACCACGCGCGAGCGCATCGTGGCCGCGCCGGAACACAAGTCGAGCATCAAGCAGGACCTGGCCGACCTGGCCCGCAACCGTCCGTGGCTGGTGATGCTGGCGCTGACGATCCTGGTGTTCGTCACCCTGGCGCTGAAGGGCGGCTCGTACATCTACTACTTCCAGTACTACCTGGATCCGGGCGCACTGGGTCGGTTCCTCGAGGACGTCGGCTTCAACCGCCTGATCGGCGGGTTGAATGCCGTGCTCACCGGCATCGGCCTGACCGAGTTCCAGTGGCCCAAGGACGCGCCGACCTCGGCGTACAGCATGTTCAATGCCGCCGGCATCATCTCGATGATCATCGGCATCGGTTTCTCCAAGCGCCTTGCCGACCGTTTCGGCAAGCGGGACGTGTTCGGCGGGGCACTTTTCGTCTCGACGATATTCCTGCTGGCGTTCTTCTTTTACCCGCCAACGGCGGTCGGCCTGGTGTTCGTTTCGCTGGTCCTGCACGGCTTCTTCTACGGCATCACCATCCCGCTGCTGTGGGCGATGATCGCCGACGTCGCCGACTACTCGGAGTGGCGCAACTACCGCCGCGCCACCGCGATCATCTTCTCGGCGATGCTGTGCGGCCTGAAGATCGGCCTGAGCGTCGGCGGCGCGCTGGTCGCCGGGTTGCTCGCCTACTACGGCTACCAGGCCGGCGAGCCGGTGCAGTCGGCGCAGACCATCGACGGCATCCGCCTGGCGGTCAGCATCTACTGCTCGATTCCGCTGCTGCTGTGCGTCGTGCTGCTGTTCCTGTACCAGATCAACAAGTCGATGGAGTCGCGCATCGAGCAGGAACTGGGTGCGCGCAGGCTGCAGGCCGGCGCCGCCACCTGA
- a CDS encoding dodecin produces MSEHVYKSLELTGSSKTSCDDAIRKAIERASGTVRNIGWFQVLETRGHVEDGKVAHWQVTIKIGFTLEG; encoded by the coding sequence ATGAGTGAGCACGTCTACAAGTCCCTCGAGCTGACCGGCTCGTCGAAGACCAGCTGCGACGACGCCATCCGCAAGGCGATCGAGCGTGCCTCGGGCACGGTGCGCAACATCGGCTGGTTCCAGGTGCTGGAAACCCGCGGTCACGTCGAGGACGGCAAGGTCGCGCACTGGCAGGTCACCATCAAGATCGGCTTCACGCTCGAAGGTTGA
- a CDS encoding glycoside hydrolase family 43 protein, translated as MADDTDTDELKALAAKAISQPLVTHIYTADPSAHVFDGKLYIYPSHDIDAGLPFDDDGGHFGMEDYHVLRMDSPTGEAVDCGLALHVKDVPWAQRQMWAPDAASKGGKYYLYFPAKRADGIFQIGVAVGARPEGPFVPEPQAIVGSYSIDPAVFGDDDGEHYMYFGGIWGGQLQKYRDNAYAASHGEPADGEPALGARVARMSADMKQFAEVPREVLILDETGQPLRAEDHDRRFFEASWMHKHQGRYYFSYSTGDTHLLCYAVGDNPYGPFTYQGTILTPVVGWTTHHSICAFQGRTYLFYHDSILSGGVTHLRSIKVAELHYDDHGKIRTLHPYGE; from the coding sequence ATGGCTGACGACACCGACACCGACGAGCTGAAAGCACTGGCCGCGAAGGCCATCTCGCAGCCCCTGGTCACCCACATCTACACCGCCGACCCGTCGGCGCACGTGTTCGACGGCAAGCTCTACATCTATCCGTCGCACGACATCGATGCCGGCCTGCCGTTCGACGACGACGGCGGTCATTTCGGCATGGAGGACTATCACGTCCTGCGCATGGACTCGCCGACCGGCGAGGCCGTCGACTGCGGCCTGGCGCTGCACGTCAAGGACGTGCCGTGGGCGCAGCGGCAGATGTGGGCCCCGGATGCGGCCAGCAAGGGCGGCAAGTACTACCTGTACTTCCCGGCCAAGCGCGCCGACGGCATCTTCCAGATCGGCGTGGCGGTGGGTGCGCGGCCGGAAGGTCCATTCGTGCCCGAGCCGCAGGCGATCGTGGGCAGTTACTCGATCGACCCGGCCGTCTTCGGCGACGACGACGGCGAGCACTACATGTACTTCGGCGGCATCTGGGGCGGGCAGCTGCAGAAGTACCGCGACAACGCCTACGCCGCGTCGCACGGGGAACCGGCCGATGGCGAGCCGGCGCTGGGTGCGCGCGTCGCGCGCATGAGCGCCGACATGAAGCAGTTCGCCGAAGTGCCGCGCGAGGTGCTGATCCTCGACGAGACCGGCCAGCCGTTGCGCGCCGAAGACCACGACCGGCGCTTCTTCGAGGCGTCGTGGATGCACAAGCACCAGGGCCGCTACTACTTCTCGTATTCGACCGGCGACACGCATTTGCTGTGCTACGCGGTGGGCGACAACCCCTACGGTCCGTTCACCTACCAGGGCACGATCCTGACGCCGGTGGTGGGCTGGACGACGCATCACTCCATCTGCGCGTTCCAGGGCCGCACGTATTTGTTCTATCACGACTCGATCCTGTCGGGCGGCGTGACGCACCTGCGTTCGATCAAGGTTGCAGAGCTCCACTACGACGACCACGGCAAGATCAGGACCCTCCATCCCTATGGGGAGTGA
- a CDS encoding aldose epimerase, with translation MGSDPRAHAMAPLATGPVTTIGTGALAVDIAPEAGGRIAQIRLDGVEQLVGHGEGTSAAIAWGCYPMVPWAGRVRNGRFASEGRGYRLPQNLGAHAIHGVGFTMPWQLQSHDADHAELSLALPQDEHWPFGGSSRQRIEVGDRHMRLTLSATAGEHAMPATIGWHPWFRKPDRMQFEPRMIYPRDADGIAIRPLTAPTPGPWDDCFINDLPVLIERGDARVRMTSDCLHWVVYDAAAHATCVEPQSGPPDAFNLEPMLLAPHTSVEAWFLLQWL, from the coding sequence ATGGGGAGTGATCCGCGCGCCCACGCGATGGCGCCGCTGGCGACGGGACCGGTCACCACGATCGGAACCGGAGCGCTCGCGGTCGACATCGCGCCCGAAGCGGGCGGACGCATCGCGCAGATCCGCCTGGATGGCGTCGAGCAACTGGTCGGCCATGGCGAAGGCACCAGCGCCGCCATCGCGTGGGGCTGCTACCCGATGGTGCCGTGGGCGGGACGAGTGCGAAACGGTCGCTTCGCCAGCGAAGGCCGTGGTTACCGTCTGCCGCAGAACCTGGGTGCGCATGCGATCCATGGCGTCGGCTTCACCATGCCCTGGCAACTGCAGTCGCACGACGCCGATCACGCCGAACTTTCGCTGGCCTTGCCGCAGGACGAACACTGGCCCTTCGGTGGAAGCTCGCGTCAGCGCATCGAAGTCGGCGACCGTCATATGAGGCTCACCCTGTCGGCGACCGCGGGCGAGCATGCGATGCCGGCGACGATCGGCTGGCATCCTTGGTTCCGCAAGCCCGACCGCATGCAGTTCGAGCCGCGCATGATCTACCCGCGCGACGCCGACGGGATCGCCATCCGGCCACTGACCGCGCCGACGCCGGGGCCGTGGGACGACTGCTTCATCAACGACCTGCCGGTGCTCATCGAGCGCGGCGACGCACGTGTCCGCATGACATCCGACTGCCTGCACTGGGTGGTCTACGACGCAGCCGCACACGCCACCTGCGTCGAGCCGCAGAGCGGGCCGCCGGATGCCTTCAATCTCGAGCCGATGCTGCTGGCACCCCACACGTCGGTCGAGGCGTGGTTCCTGCTGCAGTGGCTGTGA
- a CDS encoding endo-1,4-beta-xylanase, producing MKALVLALLAAMPLTLQAQGAPLAAGQAKFLGSVHSPLQVAGFTGYWNKVTPENAGKWGSVEAVRDQMDWSGLDAAYQFAKSHGFPFQMHVMVWGNQQPEWMEKLPPKEQREEIEEWFAAVAQRYPDLDYVEVVNEPLNDPPNKDDEGGGNYINALGGSGATGWDWIVESYRLARKTFPRAKLLINDYSITNKDESTRRYLEIIELLRKDNLVDGIGVQGHAFATTSETPMSVHRANLDRLAATGLPIYVTELDIDGATDAQQLKDYQRIFPVFWEHPGVKGITLWGFRPGMWRTKEKAYLVRRDGSERPALSWLRGYVRGVTGPAASTTAAAK from the coding sequence ATGAAAGCACTCGTGTTGGCCCTGCTCGCTGCCATGCCGCTGACGCTGCAGGCGCAGGGCGCCCCGCTCGCCGCCGGCCAGGCGAAGTTCCTCGGCAGTGTCCACAGCCCGCTGCAGGTGGCCGGTTTCACCGGCTACTGGAACAAGGTCACGCCGGAGAACGCCGGCAAGTGGGGCTCGGTCGAAGCCGTGCGCGACCAGATGGACTGGTCCGGCCTGGACGCGGCCTACCAGTTCGCCAAGAGCCACGGTTTCCCGTTCCAGATGCACGTGATGGTCTGGGGCAACCAGCAGCCGGAGTGGATGGAGAAGTTGCCGCCGAAGGAACAGCGCGAGGAAATCGAGGAGTGGTTCGCCGCCGTCGCGCAACGCTATCCGGACCTGGACTACGTCGAGGTGGTCAACGAGCCGCTCAACGACCCGCCCAACAAGGACGACGAAGGCGGCGGAAACTACATCAATGCCCTCGGCGGCAGCGGCGCCACGGGCTGGGACTGGATCGTCGAGTCGTACCGCCTCGCCCGCAAGACGTTCCCGCGCGCGAAGCTGCTGATCAACGACTACAGCATCACCAACAAGGACGAGAGCACCCGCCGCTACCTCGAGATCATCGAGCTGCTGCGCAAGGACAACCTGGTCGATGGCATCGGCGTGCAGGGCCATGCCTTCGCGACGACGTCCGAAACGCCGATGTCGGTGCACCGCGCCAACCTCGACCGCCTTGCTGCGACCGGTCTGCCGATCTACGTGACCGAGTTGGACATCGATGGCGCCACCGACGCGCAGCAGCTCAAGGACTACCAGCGGATCTTCCCGGTGTTCTGGGAACATCCGGGCGTCAAGGGCATCACCCTGTGGGGCTTCCGTCCGGGCATGTGGCGTACCAAGGAGAAGGCCTACCTGGTGCGCAGGGACGGCAGCGAACGACCGGCACTGTCATGGCTGCGCGGCTATGTTCGTGGAGTGACCGGGCCGGCCGCCTCCACGACCGCAGCCGCGAAGTGA
- a CDS encoding phospholipase D family protein, with translation MARKIRVVLSLCLLALAACSSLPERPVLPDAFAPAPATQGELAQRTGPAETRHPGQSGFRLLSNGTEAYALRMYTAQVATRSLDIQTYIWHADLTGKMLAQRALAAADRGVQVRLLVDDMDARAKNAGFAGLDAHENIEVRIFNPFVSRSGTANRLGEMGTSFNRLNHRMHNKSWIADNRVAVVGGRNLGDEYFNASAESNFVDLDLAMVGPVVRQVSGSFDRYWNAPSNYPIATISPGAVTPEALAKLRGMLQGTPAELAASPYARVLREDPDVQRILVGGTRLHWTADWTFASDDPMKLNLKGNETAMDRSAVLSTLTPAIRAAQRELHLISPYFVPGPVATQSLVTSAIAGTDVRVLTNSLAATDVAAVHGGYSRYREDLVDGGVKVWELKPTSDAASRFSLRGSSGSSLHTKAVIMDGRQVFVGSYNLDPRSTSINTEQGVLVSHPALAQELERIFEEQLQGSRAWRVERIDGKLQWSDGTQTFTRDPEASGFRRFQAWLMKVLPLQSQL, from the coding sequence ATGGCGCGCAAGATCCGGGTAGTCCTGTCGCTGTGCCTGCTCGCCCTCGCCGCATGCTCCAGCCTGCCCGAACGCCCGGTCCTGCCCGATGCCTTCGCACCGGCGCCCGCAACCCAGGGCGAACTGGCCCAGCGCACCGGCCCGGCGGAAACGCGCCACCCCGGCCAGTCCGGTTTCCGCCTGCTCAGCAACGGCACCGAGGCGTACGCCCTGCGCATGTACACCGCCCAGGTCGCCACCCGCAGCCTCGATATCCAGACCTACATCTGGCACGCCGACCTGACCGGCAAGATGCTGGCCCAGCGCGCACTGGCCGCGGCCGACCGCGGCGTGCAGGTGCGCCTGCTCGTCGACGACATGGACGCGCGCGCCAAGAATGCCGGCTTCGCCGGACTCGATGCGCACGAGAACATCGAAGTCCGGATCTTCAATCCCTTCGTCAGCCGCAGCGGCACCGCCAACCGCCTGGGCGAGATGGGCACGAGCTTCAACCGGCTCAACCACCGCATGCACAACAAGAGCTGGATCGCCGACAACCGCGTCGCCGTGGTCGGCGGCCGCAACCTCGGTGACGAGTACTTCAACGCCAGCGCCGAGAGCAACTTCGTCGACCTCGACCTGGCCATGGTCGGCCCGGTGGTGCGCCAGGTCAGCGGCAGTTTCGACCGCTACTGGAACGCGCCCAGCAACTACCCGATCGCCACGATCAGCCCAGGAGCGGTGACCCCCGAGGCGCTGGCGAAACTGCGCGGCATGCTGCAGGGCACGCCGGCCGAACTGGCCGCCAGCCCCTATGCCAGGGTGCTGCGCGAAGACCCCGACGTGCAGCGCATTCTGGTCGGTGGCACGCGCCTGCACTGGACCGCGGACTGGACGTTCGCCAGCGATGACCCGATGAAGCTCAATCTCAAGGGCAATGAAACCGCGATGGATCGCTCGGCCGTGCTGTCGACGCTGACGCCTGCGATCCGCGCCGCGCAGCGCGAACTGCACCTGATCTCGCCGTACTTCGTGCCCGGCCCGGTCGCCACGCAGTCACTGGTCACCTCGGCCATCGCCGGCACCGACGTGCGCGTGCTGACCAACTCGCTGGCCGCCACCGACGTCGCCGCCGTGCATGGCGGCTACTCGCGCTATCGCGAGGACCTGGTCGACGGCGGCGTGAAGGTGTGGGAGCTCAAGCCGACCAGCGACGCCGCCTCGCGCTTCAGCCTGCGTGGCTCGTCCGGATCGAGCCTGCATACCAAGGCGGTGATCATGGATGGGCGCCAGGTGTTCGTGGGCTCCTACAACCTCGACCCGCGCTCGACCTCGATCAATACCGAACAGGGCGTGCTGGTATCGCATCCGGCGCTGGCGCAGGAACTGGAGCGCATCTTCGAGGAGCAGCTGCAGGGCAGCCGCGCCTGGCGGGTCGAGCGCATCGACGGCAAGTTGCAGTGGAGCGACGGCACGCAGACCTTCACGCGCGACCCGGAGGCTTCGGGCTTCCGCCGCTTCCAGGCCTGGCTGATGAAGGTGCTGCCGCTGCAGTCGCAGCTCTAG